Proteins from a single region of Bdellovibrio bacteriovorus HD100:
- a CDS encoding PilZ domain-containing protein: MKSFMPNERFKDLIYLSSSQHLPLYLQRLRGVRWYRSRSAAELKETLQSSKGDLHVIIRTENLSLRAVQAFLSWSHSQVKASFIFIAQHIENSVHQLILNRPDILVLRESERERIEQLVTRRLNGESLKSRKQDRMAVSSPVMLKKSVMAESSPTGAWVQFLREGHMVDFSQGGAQISLGQEQVQKKDFISLMYKNQHGVWVSVESQVRWVASSPEGEQIIGVQFLAVSA, from the coding sequence ATGAAGTCCTTCATGCCCAATGAGCGTTTTAAGGACCTTATTTATCTCAGTTCGAGCCAGCATTTGCCTTTGTATCTGCAAAGACTGCGGGGCGTGCGCTGGTATCGGTCGCGAAGTGCGGCTGAACTTAAGGAAACACTTCAATCTTCTAAAGGGGATCTTCACGTGATCATTCGCACCGAAAACCTCAGTCTGCGCGCGGTTCAGGCCTTCTTGAGCTGGAGTCATTCCCAGGTAAAGGCGTCGTTTATTTTTATCGCTCAACATATTGAAAACTCTGTACATCAACTTATTCTGAATCGCCCGGACATCCTTGTTCTGCGGGAGTCTGAGCGCGAAAGAATAGAACAGCTCGTGACGCGTCGCCTAAATGGAGAGAGCTTAAAGAGCCGCAAACAGGATCGCATGGCTGTCAGTTCTCCGGTGATGTTAAAGAAGTCCGTGATGGCGGAAAGTTCGCCGACCGGGGCCTGGGTTCAGTTTCTGCGTGAAGGGCACATGGTGGACTTTTCCCAAGGCGGGGCACAGATCTCCCTGGGGCAGGAGCAGGTCCAGAAAAAGGACTTTATCAGCCTGATGTACAAGAACCAGCATGGCGTCTGGGTGTCAGTGGAATCTCAGGTCCGCTGGGTCGCCAGTTCCCCAGAAGGTGAGCAGATTATTGGTGTGCAATTTCTTGCGGTGAGTGCTTGA
- the dtd gene encoding D-aminoacyl-tRNA deacylase codes for MKAVVQRVQNASVVVDGKLVSSIDKGYLTLLGVAKGDSEEQLQKLMTKILALRIFPDETGKMNLSLKDVGGQHLIVSQFTLLGDASKGNRPSFIGAELPDRAKELYEKALVLSESQGVKTQGGIFGADMKVSLLNDGPVTLLLEV; via the coding sequence ATGAAAGCCGTAGTGCAAAGAGTTCAGAATGCCTCCGTTGTTGTGGATGGAAAGTTGGTTTCCTCCATCGATAAAGGCTATTTGACGTTGTTGGGGGTTGCCAAGGGCGACAGTGAAGAACAACTGCAAAAGCTGATGACCAAGATCCTTGCTTTAAGAATATTCCCGGATGAAACCGGGAAGATGAACCTGTCCCTGAAAGACGTGGGCGGGCAGCACCTGATCGTGTCGCAGTTCACTTTGCTGGGGGATGCCTCCAAAGGCAATCGTCCCAGCTTCATCGGAGCAGAACTTCCGGATCGCGCCAAAGAACTTTATGAAAAGGCTCTGGTGCTCAGCGAATCTCAAGGCGTAAAAACCCAAGGCGGTATATTCGGGGCCGACATGAAGGTCAGTCTGCTGAATGACGGCCCGGTGACGTTGTTGCTGGAAGTATAG
- a CDS encoding c-type cytochrome, with amino-acid sequence MRNIVNISMGVAAAGLAVLALSSCGPRGNKPNVELIQDMMVTPAVKAQSYDADAPHHRGMRVPPEGTAPVGFEPYQYATDVEAASKNLKNPLAGKMDEETLIVGQKFYETNCALCHGYKGEGGEAAKSTISAKMALKPPAVVSDKVKGWTDGHLYHVITVGQGVMGPYASHIPQQYRWQVVNYIRFLEKQEAK; translated from the coding sequence ATGAGAAACATCGTGAATATTTCAATGGGTGTTGCAGCAGCGGGATTGGCTGTTCTGGCGTTGTCCAGCTGCGGTCCTCGTGGCAACAAGCCGAATGTGGAATTGATCCAGGATATGATGGTGACTCCGGCCGTGAAGGCTCAGTCCTACGATGCGGATGCTCCTCATCACCGTGGTATGCGTGTTCCTCCGGAAGGGACAGCTCCGGTTGGTTTTGAACCGTACCAGTATGCTACCGACGTGGAAGCAGCTTCCAAGAATCTGAAAAATCCACTGGCTGGTAAAATGGACGAAGAGACTTTGATCGTAGGTCAGAAATTCTACGAGACCAACTGTGCTCTTTGTCATGGTTACAAAGGTGAAGGCGGTGAGGCTGCGAAGTCCACCATCTCTGCAAAAATGGCTTTGAAGCCGCCTGCAGTTGTGAGCGACAAGGTTAAAGGCTGGACCGATGGTCACCTTTATCATGTGATCACAGTGGGTCAGGGTGTGATGGGTCCTTATGCTTCCCACATTCCTCAGCAGTACCGCTGGCAGGTTGTTAACTATATCCGCTTCCTAGAGAAGCAAGAAGCTAAGTAG
- a CDS encoding TAT-variant-translocated molybdopterin oxidoreductase, producing MSEHHDHDHDLEMKKALRPKVERDTKYWNSLEQWSNDPEFNKIASTEFQSSPLRESDDEGGWARREFLKLMGASLAMASAGCIRRPVQKIVPYNKQPEEVTLGMANYYTSAYFDGSDALGVLVKTREGRPIKIEANPGHPFSISGLSIRSQASLLSMYDPERLKGPQRNLFNEKKSNSQVIDVKWEDLDKKVAEQLKKGDVVILSGNVASPATRAVIGDFAQGFKAKHVVWEALSNDDVREGQKASYGDDVVPAFRFDKAKMIVSIDADFLGTWISPTAFTNQFVEGRKDIKNMNRLVSFDSNYSLTGANADIRMKIKPSQQLDVVMGLLHEIIVKKGASSHAGNSAVKAALAPFADVAKKLNVEPALFAKVAADLWANQGTSLVVAGGITTLTEKSKELQVAVNFLNSILGNDGKTVDHNGGNKGDKASQADMAALIKDMKDGKVKTLIIHRVNPGFVLGADMGFAEAIKKVDLVVYTGDRIDETGVFADYITPDNHALESWSDMELASGVYSICQPSIRPMYDTRSFQLSLMTWAYLANMGPSRLRDYETFYDYLRVFWKSDIFPKYGKGQSFEDFWQTALQKGYVGEINSGSSSRSFKVDAFTSIKPAAAKEGFELALYSTSQHGDGSLANVSWLHELPDPVTKAVWDNYVMVSLATAEKHGLKQATVVELTVGGKTLELPVLIQPGLHDDVLAVAVGFGRTRAGKVGNGIGQNAFVFVTAKDGKTVAAGSSATFKKTSKKYELAITQGHHTMEGRTIAVEATLADYNKKKSTGIPHPHVWSIWSGHEYSGHKWGMAVDLHSCTGCSSCVIACQSENNIPVVGKRYVIEGREMHWLRIDRYYIGNPENAEAVFQPVMCQHCDNAPCETVCPVLATVHSDEGLNDMVYNRCVGTRYCANNCPYKVRRFNWFNYAKLIEKPMHMALNPSVGVRTRGVMEKCTFCVQRIQDAKTVARNEKRQLKDGDVKVACQTACPAGGIVFGDLNDPNSAVAKIFKTEERGYALLEEWHAAPSVRYLSKIRNNDKESTGDQKGHGTAKQGEHS from the coding sequence ATGTCTGAACATCATGATCACGATCACGATTTAGAAATGAAAAAAGCGCTTCGCCCGAAAGTGGAGCGCGACACAAAATACTGGAACAGTCTTGAACAATGGAGCAACGATCCAGAGTTCAACAAAATTGCTTCCACTGAATTCCAGTCCTCTCCATTGCGTGAGAGTGACGATGAAGGCGGCTGGGCACGCCGTGAATTCCTGAAGCTGATGGGTGCATCCCTTGCGATGGCTTCTGCAGGTTGCATCCGTCGTCCGGTTCAGAAAATCGTTCCTTACAATAAACAACCAGAAGAAGTGACTCTGGGTATGGCGAACTACTATACCTCTGCTTACTTCGATGGTTCTGACGCTTTGGGTGTTTTGGTTAAAACACGTGAAGGCCGTCCTATTAAAATTGAAGCAAACCCTGGTCATCCATTCAGCATCAGCGGTTTGAGCATCCGTTCCCAGGCTTCTTTGTTGTCCATGTATGATCCTGAAAGACTGAAAGGTCCTCAGCGCAACCTGTTCAACGAAAAGAAATCCAACAGCCAGGTTATCGACGTTAAGTGGGAAGACCTGGATAAAAAAGTTGCTGAGCAGCTGAAAAAAGGTGACGTTGTCATCCTTTCCGGCAACGTGGCTTCTCCGGCAACCCGCGCGGTGATCGGTGATTTCGCTCAAGGTTTCAAAGCCAAACACGTGGTTTGGGAAGCTCTTTCCAATGACGACGTTCGTGAAGGTCAAAAAGCCTCTTACGGCGACGACGTGGTTCCGGCGTTCCGCTTCGATAAAGCGAAAATGATCGTTTCCATCGACGCTGACTTCCTGGGTACATGGATTTCTCCTACAGCGTTCACGAATCAGTTCGTTGAAGGCCGTAAAGACATCAAAAACATGAACCGTTTGGTGTCCTTCGATTCTAATTACTCTTTGACTGGCGCCAATGCGGACATCCGCATGAAAATCAAGCCTTCCCAGCAACTGGATGTTGTGATGGGTCTTCTTCACGAAATCATCGTGAAGAAAGGTGCTTCCTCTCACGCTGGCAACAGCGCGGTGAAAGCGGCTTTGGCTCCGTTTGCTGACGTGGCTAAAAAACTGAATGTGGAACCTGCTTTGTTCGCGAAAGTGGCGGCAGATCTTTGGGCTAATCAGGGCACTTCCCTGGTGGTTGCAGGTGGTATCACCACTCTGACTGAAAAATCCAAAGAACTTCAGGTGGCAGTGAACTTCCTGAACTCCATCCTGGGTAACGACGGCAAGACAGTTGACCACAACGGTGGAAACAAAGGTGACAAAGCTTCTCAGGCGGATATGGCTGCTTTGATCAAAGACATGAAAGATGGCAAAGTGAAAACTTTGATCATCCACCGTGTGAATCCAGGCTTCGTTCTGGGCGCGGACATGGGCTTTGCTGAGGCTATCAAAAAAGTCGACCTGGTTGTTTACACAGGTGACCGTATCGACGAAACAGGCGTCTTTGCTGACTACATCACTCCGGACAACCACGCGTTGGAATCCTGGAGCGATATGGAACTGGCTTCCGGTGTTTACAGCATCTGCCAGCCGTCCATCCGTCCAATGTACGACACTCGTTCCTTCCAGTTGTCATTGATGACTTGGGCGTACCTTGCGAACATGGGTCCATCCCGTCTTCGTGACTACGAGACCTTCTATGATTACCTGCGCGTCTTCTGGAAATCTGACATCTTCCCTAAATACGGAAAAGGTCAGTCCTTCGAGGACTTCTGGCAGACGGCTCTGCAAAAAGGTTATGTCGGGGAGATCAACTCTGGTTCTTCTTCTCGTTCCTTCAAAGTGGATGCATTCACATCCATCAAACCTGCAGCGGCAAAAGAAGGCTTTGAACTGGCTCTTTATTCCACTTCTCAACACGGTGATGGATCGCTTGCGAACGTTTCCTGGTTGCATGAGCTTCCAGATCCAGTGACCAAAGCAGTTTGGGACAACTATGTGATGGTTTCTTTGGCGACGGCTGAAAAGCACGGCCTGAAACAAGCGACTGTGGTTGAACTGACTGTGGGCGGTAAAACCCTGGAACTTCCAGTGTTGATCCAGCCGGGTCTGCATGATGACGTTTTGGCAGTGGCTGTCGGCTTCGGTCGCACGCGCGCTGGTAAAGTGGGTAATGGCATCGGTCAAAACGCCTTTGTCTTTGTGACTGCTAAAGACGGTAAAACTGTTGCCGCTGGTTCTTCAGCGACTTTCAAGAAAACTTCCAAAAAGTATGAACTTGCGATCACGCAAGGTCACCACACAATGGAAGGCCGTACGATCGCCGTTGAAGCGACATTGGCTGATTACAACAAAAAGAAATCCACAGGCATCCCGCACCCACACGTTTGGTCCATCTGGTCCGGCCACGAATACAGTGGTCACAAATGGGGCATGGCGGTTGATCTTCACTCCTGCACAGGCTGTTCTTCCTGCGTGATTGCATGTCAATCCGAGAACAACATCCCGGTTGTGGGTAAGCGCTATGTGATCGAAGGTCGTGAAATGCACTGGTTGCGTATCGACCGTTACTACATCGGCAATCCGGAAAACGCAGAAGCGGTCTTCCAGCCGGTGATGTGCCAACACTGTGACAATGCTCCGTGCGAAACGGTGTGTCCGGTTCTGGCGACGGTTCACTCTGACGAGGGTCTGAACGACATGGTTTACAACCGTTGCGTTGGTACTCGTTATTGCGCGAATAACTGCCCGTACAAAGTACGTCGTTTCAACTGGTTCAACTATGCGAAACTGATCGAGAAGCCGATGCACATGGCTCTGAATCCTTCTGTGGGTGTTCGTACCCGCGGGGTGATGGAGAAATGTACATTCTGCGTTCAAAGAATCCAGGATGCCAAAACAGTGGCTCGCAATGAAAAACGTCAGTTGAAAGACGGGGATGTTAAGGTTGCGTGTCAGACTGCATGTCCTGCAGGCGGTATCGTATTCGGCGACCTGAACGATCCAAACAGTGCGGTAGCCAAAATCTTCAAAACTGAAGAACGTGGTTACGCACTTCTTGAAGAGTGGCATGCGGCTCCGTCCGTTCGCTATCTTTCCAAGATCCGTAACAATGATAAAGAATCAACTGGTGATCAAAAAGGTCACGGTACTGCAAAACAAGGTGAGCACTCATGA
- a CDS encoding cytochrome c3 family protein, with protein sequence MHRVFKRTAAGAMAFIGALMVTTLLTGCKFQPGWGYNKGYAPEQPIPFDHSLHVGTHKMQCQYCHNQIERTKHANIPALSTCMNCHLQVATDKPAIQKLREAYDNGDSIEWTRVHMLPDFVHFNHNAHIAKGVNCQTCHGPIETMKTVQQFSDLSMGWCVNCHRQPENKAPLNCSTCHY encoded by the coding sequence ATGCATCGGGTATTCAAAAGAACAGCGGCGGGCGCAATGGCGTTTATTGGCGCGCTCATGGTTACAACACTTCTGACAGGCTGTAAATTCCAGCCGGGTTGGGGATATAATAAAGGATACGCTCCAGAACAGCCGATTCCTTTTGATCACTCTCTACATGTGGGTACGCACAAAATGCAGTGTCAGTACTGCCACAATCAAATCGAGAGAACAAAACACGCAAACATTCCTGCGCTTTCAACGTGCATGAACTGTCACTTGCAGGTTGCCACCGACAAGCCGGCAATCCAAAAGCTGCGTGAAGCTTATGATAACGGGGACTCCATTGAATGGACTCGCGTTCACATGCTTCCGGACTTCGTTCACTTCAACCACAACGCCCACATTGCCAAAGGCGTGAACTGTCAGACGTGCCACGGTCCAATCGAGACCATGAAAACCGTTCAACAGTTCTCTGATCTCTCTATGGGTTGGTGCGTGAACTGTCACCGTCAGCCAGAGAACAAAGCTCCACTTAACTGCTCAACTTGCCACTACTAA
- the nrfD gene encoding NrfD/PsrC family molybdoenzyme membrane anchor subunit translates to MMKRSPLVLGNKTLKDVTDDICAPVERFPSKGWVGMFLGAKTLLLFYIGILASVVGVGIGLLGVNSPVFWGTMIVTFVFWIGIGHAGTLISAVLFLFRQKWRTSVARTAEAMTVFAVMTAGLFPLLHTGRPWLDYWLFPYPNQRGPLWVNFRSPLLWDVFAVSTYATVSMVFWYIGLVPDFATIKDRAKNKLRRTVYGALSLGWRGTAKNWSHYEMVYLLLAGLSTPLVLSVHTIVSFDFAVSNLPGWHTTIFPPYFVAGAIFSGFAMVVTLMTLVRIGFPEFKNYVTLDHMEVMNKIIMTTGMLVGYAYASEFFIAWYSGNQYERFVFINRAFGPYGWSYWIMVSCNTIFPQLFWFRRFRRSIPVMFVVSILVNIGMWFERFVITVTSLHRDFLPSSWGMYAWSWFDTGVLVGSFGMFLTLFLLYLRLFPAVSIAEVKPVLHVGYDDKGGHH, encoded by the coding sequence ATGATGAAGCGTAGCCCATTAGTCCTTGGCAATAAAACTTTGAAAGATGTTACTGACGACATCTGCGCTCCGGTGGAACGCTTCCCATCCAAAGGTTGGGTGGGGATGTTCCTGGGTGCGAAGACGTTGCTTCTGTTCTATATCGGTATCCTGGCATCCGTGGTGGGTGTGGGTATCGGTCTTCTGGGTGTGAACAGCCCGGTGTTCTGGGGTACGATGATCGTTACATTCGTATTCTGGATCGGTATCGGTCACGCCGGTACTCTGATTTCCGCGGTTCTGTTCCTGTTCCGTCAAAAGTGGAGAACTTCCGTAGCTCGTACCGCAGAGGCGATGACCGTCTTCGCGGTTATGACCGCGGGTCTGTTCCCGCTGTTGCACACCGGTCGTCCTTGGTTGGATTACTGGTTGTTCCCGTACCCGAATCAACGTGGTCCATTGTGGGTGAACTTCCGTTCTCCGCTTCTTTGGGACGTTTTCGCGGTATCCACTTACGCGACAGTTTCCATGGTGTTCTGGTACATCGGTTTGGTTCCTGACTTTGCAACTATCAAAGACCGTGCGAAAAACAAACTTCGCCGTACCGTTTACGGTGCGTTGTCTTTGGGTTGGAGAGGTACTGCGAAGAACTGGTCTCACTACGAAATGGTTTACTTGCTTCTGGCAGGTCTTTCCACTCCGCTGGTTTTGTCCGTTCACACGATCGTATCCTTCGACTTCGCGGTTTCTAACTTGCCAGGTTGGCACACCACGATCTTCCCTCCATACTTCGTTGCCGGTGCGATCTTCTCCGGTTTCGCGATGGTTGTGACTCTGATGACTTTGGTTCGTATTGGATTCCCTGAGTTCAAGAACTACGTCACTTTGGATCATATGGAAGTGATGAATAAGATCATCATGACCACAGGTATGCTGGTTGGTTACGCTTATGCGTCTGAGTTCTTCATTGCATGGTACTCTGGCAACCAATACGAGCGCTTCGTGTTCATCAACCGTGCGTTCGGTCCTTACGGCTGGTCTTACTGGATCATGGTGTCTTGTAATACCATCTTCCCTCAGTTGTTCTGGTTCCGCAGATTCCGTCGTTCCATACCGGTGATGTTCGTAGTGTCCATCCTGGTGAACATCGGTATGTGGTTCGAGCGTTTCGTGATCACTGTGACTTCTTTGCACAGAGACTTCCTGCCTTCTTCCTGGGGCATGTATGCTTGGTCTTGGTTCGATACCGGGGTTCTGGTTGGATCCTTCGGTATGTTCCTGACGCTGTTCTTGTTGTATTTGCGTCTGTTCCCTGCGGTTTCTATCGCGGAAGTGAAGCCCGTATTGCATGTGGGTTACGATGATAAAGGAGGGCACCACTAA
- the infC gene encoding translation initiation factor IF-3, with translation MRVNREIRAQQIRVIDDEGNMLGVMTVPEALRIAEDRGLDLLEIAPTATPPTCKIMDYGKWKYENKKKATAARKKQTVVTIKEIQMRPRTDQHDFETKMNHARRFLLEGDKVKVSLRFMGREMAHQELGMDVMKKCIAFVDDLALVESQPKMEGKNMFLMLGPDPLKIKEYQKLHPNKSKQDTKELAELEEVEEDDEE, from the coding sequence TTGAGAGTCAACCGCGAGATTCGCGCGCAACAGATCCGTGTTATCGATGATGAAGGTAACATGCTGGGCGTGATGACAGTTCCTGAGGCGTTACGCATTGCTGAAGATAGAGGCCTCGATCTTCTTGAGATTGCTCCAACAGCAACTCCTCCCACTTGTAAAATCATGGATTACGGCAAGTGGAAGTACGAGAATAAGAAAAAAGCCACTGCGGCTCGTAAAAAACAGACTGTTGTGACAATCAAAGAAATCCAGATGCGTCCTCGCACGGATCAGCATGACTTTGAAACCAAGATGAACCACGCCCGCCGCTTCCTTCTGGAAGGCGACAAGGTGAAGGTTTCCTTGCGTTTCATGGGTCGTGAAATGGCCCACCAGGAATTGGGTATGGACGTGATGAAAAAGTGCATCGCTTTCGTTGATGATCTGGCGCTGGTTGAATCTCAGCCGAAGATGGAAGGTAAGAACATGTTCCTGATGCTGGGTCCAGACCCGCTCAAGATCAAAGAATACCAGAAACTTCACCCGAACAAGTCCAAGCAAGACACCAAAGAACTTGCTGAGCTTGAAGAGGTCGAAGAAGACGACGAAGAGTAA
- a CDS encoding DUF3341 domain-containing protein, which yields MAAKYTKGIAGIWLEEAQILKATRKVRESGFTKFEAISAYPIHGMEEAAGIKRSWIPYVAFTMGLAGLAGGLALTYWTSAVNWAVNVGGKPFFSLPAFVPIMFELTILLSALSSVGALFYACGIPRMDPPVIDPDLSCHKFAIFIPHNDNGYDEAKIESMFKELGATEVKKTEY from the coding sequence ATGGCGGCTAAATATACAAAAGGTATTGCTGGTATCTGGTTGGAAGAGGCTCAAATTCTGAAAGCGACCCGCAAAGTGCGTGAGTCCGGTTTCACGAAGTTTGAAGCGATCTCTGCTTATCCTATTCACGGAATGGAAGAAGCAGCGGGTATCAAACGCTCCTGGATTCCTTACGTGGCATTCACTATGGGTCTGGCTGGTTTGGCTGGTGGTCTTGCATTGACTTACTGGACATCTGCTGTGAACTGGGCGGTGAACGTGGGTGGTAAGCCGTTCTTCAGCTTGCCTGCGTTTGTACCTATCATGTTCGAATTGACGATTTTGTTGTCGGCGCTTTCTTCAGTAGGGGCTTTGTTCTATGCCTGCGGTATCCCGCGCATGGATCCACCGGTGATCGATCCGGATCTAAGCTGCCACAAGTTCGCTATCTTTATCCCGCACAATGACAACGGTTACGACGAAGCTAAAATTGAATCTATGTTCAAAGAGCTTGGCGCAACTGAAGTGAAGAAGACGGAGTACTAG
- the thrS gene encoding threonine--tRNA ligase: MLMSQITIILPDNSTKVFDHEPTALEVAMSIGPRLAKETLGAKLNGSTEISDLRTVLKDQTKVALVTTKSPESVEVVRHSCAHIMAQAIQDIWPEVKVTIGPVIDNGFYYDFDSPFAFTEEHFEKIEKKMSEIVSKDLPIHREDWPIQKAIETFKGMNERFKVELIEDLAKKGETTVGIYFNGTSWFDLCRGPHIQSTGQIKAFKLLSVAGAYWRGDEKNAQLQRVYATAFNDKKDLETYLHNIEEAKKRDHRKLGKELGMFYFNELAPGSPFFTGKGATVYNSLQTYLRELYFETGYQEVITPQIFDVNLFHTSGHYQNYKENMFFTKVDERDFASKPMNCPSHCLLYNSEKYSYRDLPIKMADFGRLHRYEKSGAMHGLTRVRTFCQDDAHIFCRMDQLQEEIAKFMNLLNRVYDKLGMGNYKIFLSTRPDNRMGSEEYWDMAEGALAEALKSLNLPFELNPGDGAFYGPKLDIMFVDALNRPWQLGTLQVDPNLPQAFDLKYTGEDNKEHRPVMLHRAILGSLERFIGVYLEHTAGHLPPWMMPVQVAILNVTDRVNSFCEELQNSLKGHSVRVEFDRRNEKLNYKIREAQLQKIPYMIIVGDKEAESRTVSLRLRDGSEHKGLTVDQVMNLITTDIKTRSLQSSLAKSATTN; the protein is encoded by the coding sequence ATGCTAATGTCACAAATTACAATTATTTTGCCGGATAACTCTACGAAGGTTTTTGACCATGAACCGACAGCGCTGGAAGTGGCGATGTCCATTGGCCCTCGCTTGGCCAAAGAAACTCTGGGTGCAAAACTGAACGGATCAACTGAAATCTCTGATCTTCGCACCGTTTTGAAAGATCAAACGAAGGTGGCCCTGGTCACCACAAAATCTCCTGAATCAGTTGAGGTTGTTCGTCACTCCTGCGCGCATATCATGGCCCAGGCGATTCAGGACATCTGGCCTGAAGTGAAAGTGACTATCGGTCCGGTGATCGACAATGGTTTCTATTACGATTTTGATTCTCCGTTTGCCTTCACGGAAGAGCACTTCGAGAAAATCGAAAAGAAGATGTCTGAGATCGTATCCAAGGATCTGCCAATTCATCGTGAAGACTGGCCGATTCAAAAAGCGATCGAGACCTTCAAGGGCATGAACGAACGCTTTAAAGTTGAGTTGATCGAGGACCTGGCTAAAAAAGGCGAGACCACTGTTGGCATCTACTTTAACGGCACCAGCTGGTTTGATCTGTGCCGCGGTCCTCATATCCAATCCACAGGCCAGATCAAAGCGTTCAAACTTTTGAGCGTGGCGGGGGCTTACTGGAGAGGCGACGAGAAAAACGCCCAGCTTCAGCGCGTGTATGCGACAGCGTTCAACGACAAGAAAGATCTGGAAACATATCTTCACAATATCGAAGAAGCCAAAAAACGCGACCACCGTAAACTGGGTAAAGAACTGGGCATGTTCTATTTCAACGAACTGGCTCCGGGTTCTCCATTCTTCACGGGCAAGGGTGCGACGGTTTACAACTCTTTGCAGACTTATCTGCGTGAGCTGTACTTCGAAACAGGTTACCAGGAAGTGATCACGCCGCAGATCTTTGACGTGAACCTGTTCCATACGTCCGGTCACTATCAGAACTACAAAGAAAACATGTTCTTCACCAAAGTGGATGAGCGTGATTTTGCTTCCAAACCAATGAACTGTCCTTCTCACTGCTTGCTTTATAACTCTGAGAAGTATTCTTACCGTGATCTGCCTATCAAAATGGCGGACTTTGGTCGTTTGCACCGTTATGAAAAATCGGGTGCCATGCACGGTTTGACTCGTGTGCGTACGTTCTGTCAGGACGACGCGCACATCTTCTGCCGCATGGATCAGTTGCAGGAAGAAATCGCCAAGTTCATGAACCTGCTGAATCGTGTTTACGACAAGCTGGGCATGGGCAATTACAAGATCTTCCTTTCCACTCGTCCGGACAACCGTATGGGCAGTGAGGAATACTGGGATATGGCAGAGGGCGCCTTGGCGGAAGCCTTGAAATCCCTGAATTTGCCATTTGAGCTGAATCCAGGGGACGGGGCCTTCTATGGACCTAAGTTGGATATCATGTTCGTCGATGCATTGAATCGTCCTTGGCAGTTGGGTACACTTCAAGTGGATCCAAATCTTCCGCAGGCGTTTGATTTGAAATACACGGGCGAGGACAACAAGGAGCACCGTCCAGTGATGCTTCATCGTGCGATCCTGGGCTCTTTGGAGCGCTTTATCGGCGTTTACCTGGAGCACACGGCAGGTCACCTGCCACCGTGGATGATGCCAGTGCAAGTGGCGATCCTGAATGTGACGGACCGTGTGAACTCGTTCTGCGAAGAGTTGCAAAACTCTTTGAAAGGACACAGTGTTCGCGTTGAGTTTGACCGCCGTAACGAGAAGTTGAATTATAAAATCCGTGAGGCGCAGCTTCAGAAGATTCCATACATGATTATTGTGGGGGATAAAGAGGCTGAATCCAGAACGGTTTCATTGCGTTTGAGAGACGGTTCAGAACACAAAGGTCTGACTGTGGATCAGGTGATGAATTTGATTACGACAGATATTAAAACAAGAAGTTTGCAGAGCTCTCTTGCGAAGTCTGCAACGACAAACTAG